CTACTCCAAAGCACTACTATTCCGTGGCAAACTTCATTCGATCGGCCACTGGTACCACGTTGCCCAGGTCTACGACGGTAAGTGGTATCGCAGCTACGTCAACGGTGAATTGCAGGGCGAAGCCGAGATTGCATTCACGCCGCAGGGACCTGGAGCGGCATCGGTCGGCACCCGCATCAATCGGGTGAATCACTTCAGGGGTGCGATCCTTCTCGCACGTTTTACACCAGAAGCGCTGGCTGTGTCTGAGTTCCTGACGCTCCCAACGCACCGTCCTTGACGAGCGGGCGAGGGGCGAGGTGCAAGGTGCGAGGGACAACGAAAAGCTAGCGGCCGTAGATAACCGCACCATTGATCGCAATCGTCGTCCCTGTGGATCGCTCGTTCTTGTCCGGACGGGTACGGATCTGCAATGTGTGCAGTCCGGGCTCGAGGCCCGTGACGTGCCAGTACACATCCTCGTAGGTGCGGGGCACCTGCCAAGCGTCGATCTCACCGGCCTTCTTTCCGTCGAGCCAGACATCGGCACGGCCGCCATCCTCGAGGTACCTCCCGGCAATGGGACGATAGACGGTATTAGACCGGTTTTCGGAGGTTGAGGTTAACGTAAACCATGATCCAAAAGTAGGACCGCCGTAAAATTGGCGGGGTTAAAGCTCCGCCCTCCCGTCCACCGGCATGCTCGGCGGCACCGGAACACTCTGCGGTGCTCGCCAGAAGTCCATCATCGACACGCGGTGGACACAGCCGACGGTGCAGAACGGCGCACACGATTTGGGTGTGAGGAACTCTCGCTTGATGTCATCGACTGTGTACCCGATCAGCGGGACCCCAGGATAACTGCGCTGCTGTGAGCAGTAATGGACGAGACCGTCCTCGCACACATAGAGGTAGCGCGCCCCCGCACGGCAGCGCCACACGTTGGGCTTACCTTCCGCCAGATTGTCCTGGAAGCCACGGATCCCCGAATAGAGGTTCTTGACGATCTGCCAGCCACCGCTGATCTCGCGCGAAACCTCGTCGAACACGCGTCGCTCGACCGGCCCGAGCGGCTTCAGATGACCGTTCCCGTCGTGGATGATGCCGATCGACGTCGAAAAACCGAGCTCACGCGCCCGTCGTGTGATGGTGCGGGCATCCTCTGGGTTCTTGATGCCGCCACCCACGACCGAGTTGATGTTGACATCGAAGACGCCGTAGTCGCGGAGCCATGTGAGCTTCTTGTCCAGCAGCCGTAGGCTCTTCTTCGAAACCTCATCGGGCTCTACGTTGTCGATGCTGATCTGGAGAAAGTCCAGCCCGGCGTCGTTGAGCGCAACGATCCGCTTGGGCGACAGCAGGTAGCCGTTGGTGATCAAGCCGGCCATCATCCCGCGCGATCGAATGTGGCCAATGAGCTGGTCGAGATCGGGATGCAGCAGCGGCTCTCCTCCGCTGAACGCCACGACAGAAGCGCGCAGCCGAGCGAGCTGATCGATGCGCGCCAGCATGACCTCGGTCGGCACTGGCTGCGAGACCTTGTCGTACTCGTTGCAATACCCGCACTCGATGTTGCAGCGGCGCGTAGGAATGATGTGGACGAGGAGCGGATGCGACGTCTCGACGAATCCACGCGCGAACTTCCGGACCAGCCGCGCCTTGCGCTCGGCGCGCACGCGCAGGTGCGTCATGAGACGTCGAGGCTTTAGCGGTGCCAGGGCAGTAACCGGCATACTGAGTGAGCGTCGCCGCGGAAGGGCGGCCTGTCCCCTTTTCGCCGAAATTGTAGCAGCTGGCCGGCCTGAGGCACCCTGATGGACCGCTGAACGGGCGAGAATCCGGGTTCATCGGGTCGAAAGGACGCCTCGGCGACGCGTCCCTACCGCTACTAGTTGCTCGCCGAGGACACCCGGTCGCGGACCCGCCTGACGGCTGCGCCGACCTTGAACGACGTGTCGAAGATCGCTCCCACGCGCAAGCCGCCACGCAGCCGATGTCGACCGACCGCTCCCAGCCCCGCCGACGCGATGCAGCCGCACTGCGAGCAGTCAGGCTCTCCTCCAAACTGGCAAGGCGTGACCCGCGCCTCGAGGTCTGACGAGATGCACGTCGTCGTCTTGGCGAAGATGCACTCCTCCGGTGACGGAGGCGGCTCGGAGTAGACCTCGATCATACCCTTGGGCATGGCGAGCTTCGGATACTTCGCGCGGAGACGAAGGAGGTCGCCGACGACGCGCTGGCGATCCTCGGGGGTCAGCATCTCTGGAGACTGCTCGCCGACTTGGGGCGTGTAGAGGCTGACCCAAATCTGCTGCGTATCGTCGTTGCGCGACCACAGGTCGATGAACTCGTCGAGGTATCCGTCTCGACCGACCTGCTGGCGTGTCACCGTGCAGTGGACCGTGATCTGTTGTCCGACGATGTGCTTGAGGATGCGATCGTAGGTGGCCGGTTTGCGGCGCACGTCGTGCTCGGGTGGGAGCCCATCGATCGAGACAACGATCTGGAGGCGGCGAATGGCCGCCCACTCGGGCGGGATCGGCCGGACCGCGCTCGTGACGACCTGTGTGTAGATGCCCATTGCCTCGAGCTTTGGGAGGAGCACGTTGAGCTCCCGATACCGGACGAGCGGCTCACCGCCAACAATGGACAGGTGAAGCGCGCGGTGCTCACGGACGAGCTTGATGACGCCGTCCACCAGCGCGTCCCCGCGATAGTCGCTCATCTGGCGGAGATTGACCTCGCCACCGAGGTGATCATCGCCATACGCATAGCAGCCAGGGCACCGCAGCGGGCACTCGCGGGTGATCTCGATCGACAGGTTGGGCGTGTAGCCGCGAAGGATGCGTCCCCACGCACGAATGATGCCTTCCATGTGCCTCCTCGCCGAAGTGGCTCCCAGTATGACACAAGGTCACAAGGTCACAGGGTGACAGGGCGAGAGGGTGACAGGGTGAGAGGGTGAGAGGGTGACAAGGTGACAAGGTGACAATGGCCGAAGGCACGCAGTTCGTCCTGCCCGTTCACCTTGTCACCCGTTCACCCGTTCACCCCCTCACCCCCTCACCCCCTCACCCTTCACCCCCTCACCCCCTCACCTGATCACCTCGTCACCAACCTCACGCGCGGCGCGAGCGACCAGGCGAACTCGGAGAGACGCGCGGGACCGAGGCGCTCGACCTCGGCCAGCGCACGTGCGGCGTCAACCAAGAGCCGCGCGACGTCGACGCCGAGACAGATGGGCGGCAGGTCACGCAGATAACTGGAGCCGCGCGTCAGCATGTAGACCGTACCGTGATAGTTGCCATCTTGCAGATGGTGAAACGCAACGCCGATCTGGAGGACGCCCTGATACAATCGGCGCACAGGGCGCGTTTCAGCGCGCCACAGGATCTCGAGCGTTTCGTGCTGTTCGAAGTACCGGCCGGCATTGAGCTCCTCGATGCCTTGAAGCAGGAGGGGCGGCGTGGGGTCGCTGCAGCACATTGGGTGAATGCGGAGGGCGAACTTGGGAACGAACGGATCACAACCGAGGAAGTGGTCCAAGCGGCAATGGCTAAAGCGTACCAGATCGGAGGCGGCGTCTCATGCTCGCCTCGTCCAAGGACGGCTCATCGTCACGGCGCCACCGCGGCTCGAGCCGCCGGCGATCGAGCGCCGGCGCTCGCGCGTGCACGGATGGGGCGTCTTCGCGCTCGAGCCAATCTCGAAGAACAAGCGCATCGTGGACTACGCGGGGGAGCTCGTTGCCAATTCGCGAGCAACGCCGCGTGAAGAAAGATACTTGGAAGAGGGCTGCATCTGGTGCTTTCAACTCAATCGTCTCTGGGTGATTGATGCCGGCGTCGGGGGCAACATCGCCCGCTTCATCAATCACTCGTGCCAGCCCAACTGCCATAGCCGCATCGAGCGTGGCTTGATCTGGATCTGCGCGTCCCGCGTCATTCGACGGGGTGAAGAGCTGACCTACAACTACTTTACCGAGGGCGCTGCCGAGATCCCGTGCGGCTGCCGTCCCGGGTGCCAGAATATGCTCTAGCCCACTAGATGCACGTCCTCTACCTCCACGGCTTCGCTTCCTCCCCGAGCTCGTCGAAGGCCCGCTTCTTCGCCGAGCGTTTGGCGACCAAGGGTCTGACGCTCCACTGCCCGGATCTCAACGAGCCAGACTTTTCGACGCTCACGGTGACTCGTATGCTGCAGGCCACCGAGGATGCGATGCGTCGGCTGGCGCCGGACCGCGTCGTTTTGATCGGCTCGAGCCTTGGCGCGCTCGTGGCGTGGCGTACGGCGGTGCGACTGCATCCGGACGCAACGCATCCCGTCGACCGCGTGGTACTGCTCGCGCCGGCGCTCGAGTTCGGCCACGACCGCCTCGGGCTGACGGAGGGAGAGCTTTGCGAGTGGGAGCGGACTGGCTGGCGCGAGGTGCTTCACCACGCATACGGCGAGGTGCGGCGCATCCACTTCGAGATCTATCGGGACGCGGCCCGCTACGATTCCGAAGGAGTCGATGTGCGCGTGCAGACACTCATATTCCAGGGGCGGCGGGACGAGCTGGTCGACGCCGACGCGGTTGCACGATTTGCGCGCGCGCGCAAATCGCATGTCACGCTGCACCTGCTCGAGGATGGTCATCAGCTGCTGAACCACATGGAGTTGATGTGGC
The sequence above is a segment of the Luteitalea sp. genome. Coding sequences within it:
- a CDS encoding radical SAM protein — encoded protein: MTHLRVRAERKARLVRKFARGFVETSHPLLVHIIPTRRCNIECGYCNEYDKVSQPVPTEVMLARIDQLARLRASVVAFSGGEPLLHPDLDQLIGHIRSRGMMAGLITNGYLLSPKRIVALNDAGLDFLQISIDNVEPDEVSKKSLRLLDKKLTWLRDYGVFDVNINSVVGGGIKNPEDARTITRRARELGFSTSIGIIHDGNGHLKPLGPVERRVFDEVSREISGGWQIVKNLYSGIRGFQDNLAEGKPNVWRCRAGARYLYVCEDGLVHYCSQQRSYPGVPLIGYTVDDIKREFLTPKSCAPFCTVGCVHRVSMMDFWRAPQSVPVPPSMPVDGRAEL
- a CDS encoding radical SAM protein — encoded protein: MEGIIRAWGRILRGYTPNLSIEITRECPLRCPGCYAYGDDHLGGEVNLRQMSDYRGDALVDGVIKLVREHRALHLSIVGGEPLVRYRELNVLLPKLEAMGIYTQVVTSAVRPIPPEWAAIRRLQIVVSIDGLPPEHDVRRKPATYDRILKHIVGQQITVHCTVTRQQVGRDGYLDEFIDLWSRNDDTQQIWVSLYTPQVGEQSPEMLTPEDRQRVVGDLLRLRAKYPKLAMPKGMIEVYSEPPPSPEECIFAKTTTCISSDLEARVTPCQFGGEPDCSQCGCIASAGLGAVGRHRLRGGLRVGAIFDTSFKVGAAVRRVRDRVSSASN
- a CDS encoding SET domain-containing protein-lysine N-methyltransferase encodes the protein MRRANLGTNGSQPRKWSKRQWLKRTRSEAASHARLVQGRLIVTAPPRLEPPAIERRRSRVHGWGVFALEPISKNKRIVDYAGELVANSRATPREERYLEEGCIWCFQLNRLWVIDAGVGGNIARFINHSCQPNCHSRIERGLIWICASRVIRRGEELTYNYFTEGAAEIPCGCRPGCQNML
- a CDS encoding alpha/beta fold hydrolase; the encoded protein is MHVLYLHGFASSPSSSKARFFAERLATKGLTLHCPDLNEPDFSTLTVTRMLQATEDAMRRLAPDRVVLIGSSLGALVAWRTAVRLHPDATHPVDRVVLLAPALEFGHDRLGLTEGELCEWERTGWREVLHHAYGEVRRIHFEIYRDAARYDSEGVDVRVQTLIFQGRRDELVDADAVARFARARKSHVTLHLLEDGHQLLNHMELMWRETSTFLGLDADVALRPT
- a CDS encoding DUF309 domain-containing protein produces the protein MCCSDPTPPLLLQGIEELNAGRYFEQHETLEILWRAETRPVRRLYQGVLQIGVAFHHLQDGNYHGTVYMLTRGSSYLRDLPPICLGVDVARLLVDAARALAEVERLGPARLSEFAWSLAPRVRLVTR